A region from the Anoplolepis gracilipes chromosome 2, ASM4749672v1, whole genome shotgun sequence genome encodes:
- the L(2)gl gene encoding lethal(2) giant larvae protein homolog 1 isoform X2 → MLKFIRGKGQQPTVERQKLQKDLFAFRKTVQHGFPNKPTALAWDPSLRVMIIGTASGAIKVFGRPGVEFYGQHSVESGENAVTKIIPLPKEGRLVSLCDDNSLHLWEINECSIVETKSLSLEGKLKKISAICLESSGKHLLLGTEGGNIYLLNFETFVMPDNIIYQDVVMQNVPEDYKKNPGAVEAIAEQPGHPDNILIGYNRGLMVLWNKATPGAQQLMGLFSRAQTFVSTQQLESVHWISENRFVSSHNDGSYAFWSPGSDAVPEPTTLYGPFPCKAITKIFVYPTAEHGDLFLFSGGMQRSSYGDRHTITVMTKDKHLVFDFTSKIIDFFIVFPEEEEKNENPVDPEALIVLAEEEVVAIDLTNPEWKMMSLPYLVSLHASAVTCSQHVPNVPEELWEAIVAAGKAQTEHLYSDKTWPINGGNFLCPVNLNKPKSRELLLTGHEDGTVRFWNASDVSLTPLYKYNSSILFTGEYLGVLEQPPEDDEDDWPPFKKVGIFDPYSDDPRLAVKKVLLCPLSSTLVVAGTAGYVIVATIFSEPVNKEIKGVTMNIVNDRDGFVWKGHDQLPPKTASISFAVGFQPQSLVQLYPPAAVTALALHSEWGLLAAGTAHGLAVFDYIRMKAVSVKCTLNPNDLSGSGDTPISRRKSFKKSLRESFRRLRKGRSQRRTNANSPTRNIVSEKKKESAASSPSGDLSPAVELKPVERQVEARPVDDAQGSMVRCLYFARSYIISLQNTTPTLWAGTNNGTVYVFTLAIPAGARRTEEDVNCTLGKEIQLKHRAPVIAITILDGSSVPLPESFETEKNMVPAPDMTSPHRVVIASEEQFKIFNLPSLKPYCKYKLTAHEGSRVRKTGFAKFSCPVEPEGIHEETCLLCLTNLGDCLVLSIPELKRQLNAAAIKREDINGISSLIFTKAGEALYLHSSSEFQRISLSAGKVTKAHCVLNLPPRARSLTEKTENINEVAQEQGVVEGAPETEGETQESQPPTVANRVITENGIVGAMPFSVDVNACLLAEEEESPKEPSLRPATSSIDVNGEDDRQDLSSIGDITIDSVKDHLLNSSLFRNATSSEELHNRLAGLKMEVTSRTSEVSTQNQSLVVKTTTVVTQTTNSTTANGEIETSQANETQHVNSTMVEREIRSGIETTTTHATITLPPNVEISAADLANLEVTTTTVTTTTERSKAPLARPEEVGS, encoded by the exons ACAGTACAGCATGGTTTTCCGAACAAACCAACCGCTCTTGCCTGGGATCCGAGTCTGCGGGTGATGATCATCGGCACGGCATCCGGCGCCATCAAAGT TTTTGGAAGACCAGGCGTAGAATTTTACGGACAACATTCGGTTGAAAGCGGTGAGAATGCCGTCACGAAGATCATCCCACTACCGAAAGAG GGTCGCCTCGTGTCCTTGTGCGATGACAATTCACTACATTTATGGGAAATCAATGAATGTTCCATAGTAGAAACGAAATCATTGTCATTAGAGggtaaattgaagaaaatctccGCGATATGCCTCGAATCTAGTGGGAAACATCTGTTATTGGGAACAGAGGGTGGCAACATCTACTTGCTAAACTTTGAGACTTTCGTCATGCCCGACAATATTATCTATCAAGATGTTGTGATGCAAAA CGTTCCGGAAGACTATAAGAAAAACCCAGGCGCAGTTGAAGCCATAGCCGAGCAACCAGGACATCCGGACAATATCTTAATTGGTTACAATCGAGGTTTGATGGTGTTGTGGAACAAAGCTACTCCAGGAGCCCAACAG CTGATGGGTTTGTTTTCGCGTGCGCAGACATTCGTCTCCACGCAACAGTTGGAGTCGGTCCACTGGATCTCCGAGAATCGCTTTGTCTCGTCGCACAACGATGGTTCGTACGCGTTTTGGAGTCCGGGCAGTGACGCCGTACCAGAGCCCACTACACTTTACGGCCCGTTCCCGTGCAAGGCTATCACTAAGATCTTCGTATATCCTACTGCTGA ACACGGTGATCTCTTCCTATTTTCCGGTGGTATGCAACGTTCCAGTTACGGAGATCGACACACGATCACTGTCATGACAAAGGATAAACACTTAGTTTTCGATTTCACGTCTAAAATCATCGacttttttatcgtttttcccgaggaagaagaaaaaaatgaaaatcctGTTGATCCGGAAGCGCTCATAGTGTTAGCCGAAGAAGAAGTGGTAGCTATCGATTTGACCAATCCTGAATGGAAGATGATGTCTCTGCCTTATTTAGTATCTCTTCATGCGAGTGCG GTCACCTGTTCTCAACATGTACCCAATGTACCCGAGGAACTTTGGGAGGCAATCGTAGCTGCAGGTAAAGCTCAAACAGAGCATCTTTACTCAGACAAGACGTGGCCCATCAACGGCGGAAATTTCCTCTGTCCGGTAAATCTTAATAAGCCTAAAAGCAGAGAACTATTGCTTACCGGACACGAGGATGGCACTGTGAGATTTTGGAACGCGTCTGACGTTTCTCTAACACCACTGTACAAATACAACTCATCGATTCTATTCACCGGCGAGTACTTGGGCGTTCTCGAGCAGCCGCCGGAAGACGACGAAGACGATTGGCCACCGTTCAAGAAAGTAGGAATTTTCGATCCGTACTCTGACGATCCACGACTCGCCGTGAAAAAGGTTCTTCTTTGTCCATTATCTTCGACATTGGTGGTTGCTGGCACGGCTGGCTACGTTATTGTCGCTACCATCTTCTCGGAACCGGtcaacaaagaaataaaagggGTTACAATGAACATCGTCAACGATCGCGACGGATTTGTGTGGAAAGGTCACGATCAGCTGCCGCCGAAAACGGCGAGTATATCATTCGCGGTCGGATTTCAACCACAGAGTTTGGTCCAGTTGTATCCACCAGCTGCCGTCACAGCATTGGCGTTGCATAGCGAATGGGGTTTGCTTGCCGCTGGTACGGCGCACGGACTGGCAGTCTTCGATTATATTAGAATGAAAGCCGTTAGTGTCAAATGTACGCTTAATCCAAACg atcTCTCCGGTTCAGGTGACACTCCTATCTCTCGGcgaaaatcatttaaaaaatctcttaGGGAATCTTTCAGAAGATTGCGAAAAGGACGTTCGCAACGTCGGACGAACGCTAATAGTCCTACACGAAATATTGTatcggaaaagaaaaaagaaag TGCTGCTTCTTCACCGAGCGGGGATTTATCACCGGCTGTAGAATTAAAACCAGTAGAGAGGCAAGTGGAAGCGAGACCTGTTGATGACGCTCAAGGCTCTATGGTTCGATGCCTGTATTTTGCCAGAAGTTATATTATTAGCT TACAAAATACAACACCTACACTTTGGGCGGGCACCAATAACGGCACAGTTTACGTCTTCACATTGGCTATACCAGCTGGTGCAAGAAGAACGGAAGAGGATGTCAACTGTACACTTGGTAAAGAGATACAATTAAAGCATCGTGCACCCGTAATTGCGATCACGATCCTTGACGGATCTAGCGTGCCATTACCAGAATCCTTCGAAACCGAGAAGAACATGGTGCCTGCACCCGATATGACTTCCCCACACAGAGTTGTAATTGCCAGCGAAGAACAATTCAAGATCTTCAATCTTCCGTCCTTGAAACCATATTGCAAATACAAGTTGACCGCTCACGAAGGATCTAGAGTGCGAAAAACAGGTTTCGCCAAGTTCTCGTGTCCTGTCGAGCCAGAAGGAATTCACGAAGAAACTTGCTTGCTCTGTTTGACGAATCTTGGCGATTGTCTGGTGCTGAGTATACCGGAACTGAAGAGACAATTAAACGCTGCTGCGATCAAGAGAGAGGATATTAA CGGTATTTCTTCCTTAATATTTACGAAAGCCGGAGAAGCGTTGTATCTTCACTCGAGTTCGGAGTTTCAACGAATTTCTCTATCAGCCGGGAAAGTAACGAAAGCGCATTGCGTTCTCAATTTACCACCGCGCGCTAGATCATTGACAGAAAAGACAGAAAACATTAACGAAGTCGCGCAGGAACAAGGTGTCGTCGAGGGCGCGCCTGAAACTGAAGGAGAAACGCAAGAGAGTCAACCACCAACGGTAGCGAATCGAGTTATTACGGAAAATGGCATAGTGGGTGCTA TGCCATTTAGTGTCGATGTGAACGCATGTCTTTTAGCTGAGGAAGAAGAATCTCCTAAGGAACCATCACTGCGACCGGCTACGAGTAGTATAGACGTAAATGGAGAAGACGATCGTCAGGATTTAAGTTCTATTGGAGACATTACTATCGACAGTGTTAAAGATCATTTACT TAACAGTTCACTTTTCAGAAACGCAACGTCTTCCGAAGAGCTCCACAATCGTTTGGCAGGGCTTAAGATGGAGGTCACTTCACGAACTTCTGAGGTATCTACGCAGAATCAATCATTAGTGGTGAAAACTACCACTGTCGTTACTCAAACTACAAATAGTACGACTGCTAATGGCGAAATTGAGACGAGTCAAGCCAATGAAACGCAACACGTTAACA GCACTATGGTAGAACGAGAGATACGCAGCGGTATCGAGACAACAACAACACACGCTACCATTACTCTACCCCCGAATGTCGAG aTTAGTGCCGCGGATCTGGCCAACTTGGAAGTCACTACGACTACAGTGACTACTACTACAGAAAGGTCCAAGGCACCGTTAGCTAGGCCAGAAGAAGTTGGTTCGTAG
- the L(2)gl gene encoding lethal(2) giant larvae protein homolog 1 isoform X1, producing MLKFIRGKGQQPTVERQKLQKDLFAFRKTVQHGFPNKPTALAWDPSLRVMIIGTASGAIKVFGRPGVEFYGQHSVESGENAVTKIIPLPKEGRLVSLCDDNSLHLWEINECSIVETKSLSLEGKLKKISAICLESSGKHLLLGTEGGNIYLLNFETFVMPDNIIYQDVVMQNVPEDYKKNPGAVEAIAEQPGHPDNILIGYNRGLMVLWNKATPGAQQLMGLFSRAQTFVSTQQLESVHWISENRFVSSHNDGSYAFWSPGSDAVPEPTTLYGPFPCKAITKIFVYPTAEHGDLFLFSGGMQRSSYGDRHTITVMTKDKHLVFDFTSKIIDFFIVFPEEEEKNENPVDPEALIVLAEEEVVAIDLTNPEWKMMSLPYLVSLHASAVTCSQHVPNVPEELWEAIVAAGKAQTEHLYSDKTWPINGGNFLCPVNLNKPKSRELLLTGHEDGTVRFWNASDVSLTPLYKYNSSILFTGEYLGVLEQPPEDDEDDWPPFKKVGIFDPYSDDPRLAVKKVLLCPLSSTLVVAGTAGYVIVATIFSEPVNKEIKGVTMNIVNDRDGFVWKGHDQLPPKTASISFAVGFQPQSLVQLYPPAAVTALALHSEWGLLAAGTAHGLAVFDYIRMKAVSVKCTLNPNDLSGSGDTPISRRKSFKKSLRESFRRLRKGRSQRRTNANSPTRNIVSEKKKESTSAASSPSGDLSPAVELKPVERQVEARPVDDAQGSMVRCLYFARSYIISLQNTTPTLWAGTNNGTVYVFTLAIPAGARRTEEDVNCTLGKEIQLKHRAPVIAITILDGSSVPLPESFETEKNMVPAPDMTSPHRVVIASEEQFKIFNLPSLKPYCKYKLTAHEGSRVRKTGFAKFSCPVEPEGIHEETCLLCLTNLGDCLVLSIPELKRQLNAAAIKREDINGISSLIFTKAGEALYLHSSSEFQRISLSAGKVTKAHCVLNLPPRARSLTEKTENINEVAQEQGVVEGAPETEGETQESQPPTVANRVITENGIVGAMPFSVDVNACLLAEEEESPKEPSLRPATSSIDVNGEDDRQDLSSIGDITIDSVKDHLLNSSLFRNATSSEELHNRLAGLKMEVTSRTSEVSTQNQSLVVKTTTVVTQTTNSTTANGEIETSQANETQHVNSTMVEREIRSGIETTTTHATITLPPNVEISAADLANLEVTTTTVTTTTERSKAPLARPEEVGS from the exons ACAGTACAGCATGGTTTTCCGAACAAACCAACCGCTCTTGCCTGGGATCCGAGTCTGCGGGTGATGATCATCGGCACGGCATCCGGCGCCATCAAAGT TTTTGGAAGACCAGGCGTAGAATTTTACGGACAACATTCGGTTGAAAGCGGTGAGAATGCCGTCACGAAGATCATCCCACTACCGAAAGAG GGTCGCCTCGTGTCCTTGTGCGATGACAATTCACTACATTTATGGGAAATCAATGAATGTTCCATAGTAGAAACGAAATCATTGTCATTAGAGggtaaattgaagaaaatctccGCGATATGCCTCGAATCTAGTGGGAAACATCTGTTATTGGGAACAGAGGGTGGCAACATCTACTTGCTAAACTTTGAGACTTTCGTCATGCCCGACAATATTATCTATCAAGATGTTGTGATGCAAAA CGTTCCGGAAGACTATAAGAAAAACCCAGGCGCAGTTGAAGCCATAGCCGAGCAACCAGGACATCCGGACAATATCTTAATTGGTTACAATCGAGGTTTGATGGTGTTGTGGAACAAAGCTACTCCAGGAGCCCAACAG CTGATGGGTTTGTTTTCGCGTGCGCAGACATTCGTCTCCACGCAACAGTTGGAGTCGGTCCACTGGATCTCCGAGAATCGCTTTGTCTCGTCGCACAACGATGGTTCGTACGCGTTTTGGAGTCCGGGCAGTGACGCCGTACCAGAGCCCACTACACTTTACGGCCCGTTCCCGTGCAAGGCTATCACTAAGATCTTCGTATATCCTACTGCTGA ACACGGTGATCTCTTCCTATTTTCCGGTGGTATGCAACGTTCCAGTTACGGAGATCGACACACGATCACTGTCATGACAAAGGATAAACACTTAGTTTTCGATTTCACGTCTAAAATCATCGacttttttatcgtttttcccgaggaagaagaaaaaaatgaaaatcctGTTGATCCGGAAGCGCTCATAGTGTTAGCCGAAGAAGAAGTGGTAGCTATCGATTTGACCAATCCTGAATGGAAGATGATGTCTCTGCCTTATTTAGTATCTCTTCATGCGAGTGCG GTCACCTGTTCTCAACATGTACCCAATGTACCCGAGGAACTTTGGGAGGCAATCGTAGCTGCAGGTAAAGCTCAAACAGAGCATCTTTACTCAGACAAGACGTGGCCCATCAACGGCGGAAATTTCCTCTGTCCGGTAAATCTTAATAAGCCTAAAAGCAGAGAACTATTGCTTACCGGACACGAGGATGGCACTGTGAGATTTTGGAACGCGTCTGACGTTTCTCTAACACCACTGTACAAATACAACTCATCGATTCTATTCACCGGCGAGTACTTGGGCGTTCTCGAGCAGCCGCCGGAAGACGACGAAGACGATTGGCCACCGTTCAAGAAAGTAGGAATTTTCGATCCGTACTCTGACGATCCACGACTCGCCGTGAAAAAGGTTCTTCTTTGTCCATTATCTTCGACATTGGTGGTTGCTGGCACGGCTGGCTACGTTATTGTCGCTACCATCTTCTCGGAACCGGtcaacaaagaaataaaagggGTTACAATGAACATCGTCAACGATCGCGACGGATTTGTGTGGAAAGGTCACGATCAGCTGCCGCCGAAAACGGCGAGTATATCATTCGCGGTCGGATTTCAACCACAGAGTTTGGTCCAGTTGTATCCACCAGCTGCCGTCACAGCATTGGCGTTGCATAGCGAATGGGGTTTGCTTGCCGCTGGTACGGCGCACGGACTGGCAGTCTTCGATTATATTAGAATGAAAGCCGTTAGTGTCAAATGTACGCTTAATCCAAACg atcTCTCCGGTTCAGGTGACACTCCTATCTCTCGGcgaaaatcatttaaaaaatctcttaGGGAATCTTTCAGAAGATTGCGAAAAGGACGTTCGCAACGTCGGACGAACGCTAATAGTCCTACACGAAATATTGTatcggaaaagaaaaaagaaag tacCAGTGCTGCTTCTTCACCGAGCGGGGATTTATCACCGGCTGTAGAATTAAAACCAGTAGAGAGGCAAGTGGAAGCGAGACCTGTTGATGACGCTCAAGGCTCTATGGTTCGATGCCTGTATTTTGCCAGAAGTTATATTATTAGCT TACAAAATACAACACCTACACTTTGGGCGGGCACCAATAACGGCACAGTTTACGTCTTCACATTGGCTATACCAGCTGGTGCAAGAAGAACGGAAGAGGATGTCAACTGTACACTTGGTAAAGAGATACAATTAAAGCATCGTGCACCCGTAATTGCGATCACGATCCTTGACGGATCTAGCGTGCCATTACCAGAATCCTTCGAAACCGAGAAGAACATGGTGCCTGCACCCGATATGACTTCCCCACACAGAGTTGTAATTGCCAGCGAAGAACAATTCAAGATCTTCAATCTTCCGTCCTTGAAACCATATTGCAAATACAAGTTGACCGCTCACGAAGGATCTAGAGTGCGAAAAACAGGTTTCGCCAAGTTCTCGTGTCCTGTCGAGCCAGAAGGAATTCACGAAGAAACTTGCTTGCTCTGTTTGACGAATCTTGGCGATTGTCTGGTGCTGAGTATACCGGAACTGAAGAGACAATTAAACGCTGCTGCGATCAAGAGAGAGGATATTAA CGGTATTTCTTCCTTAATATTTACGAAAGCCGGAGAAGCGTTGTATCTTCACTCGAGTTCGGAGTTTCAACGAATTTCTCTATCAGCCGGGAAAGTAACGAAAGCGCATTGCGTTCTCAATTTACCACCGCGCGCTAGATCATTGACAGAAAAGACAGAAAACATTAACGAAGTCGCGCAGGAACAAGGTGTCGTCGAGGGCGCGCCTGAAACTGAAGGAGAAACGCAAGAGAGTCAACCACCAACGGTAGCGAATCGAGTTATTACGGAAAATGGCATAGTGGGTGCTA TGCCATTTAGTGTCGATGTGAACGCATGTCTTTTAGCTGAGGAAGAAGAATCTCCTAAGGAACCATCACTGCGACCGGCTACGAGTAGTATAGACGTAAATGGAGAAGACGATCGTCAGGATTTAAGTTCTATTGGAGACATTACTATCGACAGTGTTAAAGATCATTTACT TAACAGTTCACTTTTCAGAAACGCAACGTCTTCCGAAGAGCTCCACAATCGTTTGGCAGGGCTTAAGATGGAGGTCACTTCACGAACTTCTGAGGTATCTACGCAGAATCAATCATTAGTGGTGAAAACTACCACTGTCGTTACTCAAACTACAAATAGTACGACTGCTAATGGCGAAATTGAGACGAGTCAAGCCAATGAAACGCAACACGTTAACA GCACTATGGTAGAACGAGAGATACGCAGCGGTATCGAGACAACAACAACACACGCTACCATTACTCTACCCCCGAATGTCGAG aTTAGTGCCGCGGATCTGGCCAACTTGGAAGTCACTACGACTACAGTGACTACTACTACAGAAAGGTCCAAGGCACCGTTAGCTAGGCCAGAAGAAGTTGGTTCGTAG
- the L(2)gl gene encoding lethal(2) giant larvae protein homolog 1 isoform X7, protein MLKFIRGKGQQPTVERQKLQKDLFAFRKTVQHGFPNKPTALAWDPSLRVMIIGTASGAIKVFGRPGVEFYGQHSVESGENAVTKIIPLPKEGRLVSLCDDNSLHLWEINECSIVETKSLSLEGKLKKISAICLESSGKHLLLGTEGGNIYLLNFETFVMPDNIIYQDVVMQNVPEDYKKNPGAVEAIAEQPGHPDNILIGYNRGLMVLWNKATPGAQQLMGLFSRAQTFVSTQQLESVHWISENRFVSSHNDGSYAFWSPGSDAVPEPTTLYGPFPCKAITKIFVYPTAEHGDLFLFSGGMQRSSYGDRHTITVMTKDKHLVFDFTSKIIDFFIVFPEEEEKNENPVDPEALIVLAEEEVVAIDLTNPEWKMMSLPYLVSLHASAVTCSQHVPNVPEELWEAIVAAGKAQTEHLYSDKTWPINGGNFLCPVNLNKPKSRELLLTGHEDGTVRFWNASDVSLTPLYKYNSSILFTGEYLGVLEQPPEDDEDDWPPFKKVGIFDPYSDDPRLAVKKVLLCPLSSTLVVAGTAGYVIVATIFSEPVNKEIKGVTMNIVNDRDGFVWKGHDQLPPKTASISFAVGFQPQSLVQLYPPAAVTALALHSEWGLLAAGTAHGLAVFDYIRMKAVSVKCTLNPNDLSGSGDTPISRRKSFKKSLRESFRRLRKGRSQRRTNANSPTRNIVSEKKKESTSAASSPSGDLSPAVELKPVERQVEARPVDDAQGSMVRCLYFARSYIISLQNTTPTLWAGTNNGTVYVFTLAIPAGARRTEEDVNCTLGKEIQLKHRAPVIAITILDGSSVPLPESFETEKNMVPAPDMTSPHRVVIASEEQFKIFNLPSLKPYCKYKLTAHEGSRVRKTGFAKFSCPVEPEGIHEETCLLCLTNLGDCLVLSIPELKRQLNAAAIKREDINGISSLIFTKAGEALYLHSSSEFQRISLSAGKVTKAHCVLNLPPRARSLTEKTENINEVAQEQGVVEGAPETEGETQESQPPTVANRVITENGIVGAMPFSVDVNACLLAEEEESPKEPSLRPATSSIDVNGEDDRQDLSSIGDITIDSVKDHLLNSSLFRNATSSEELHNRLAGLKMEVTSRTSEVSTQNQSLVVKTTTVVTQTTNSTTANGEIETSQANETQHVNN, encoded by the exons ACAGTACAGCATGGTTTTCCGAACAAACCAACCGCTCTTGCCTGGGATCCGAGTCTGCGGGTGATGATCATCGGCACGGCATCCGGCGCCATCAAAGT TTTTGGAAGACCAGGCGTAGAATTTTACGGACAACATTCGGTTGAAAGCGGTGAGAATGCCGTCACGAAGATCATCCCACTACCGAAAGAG GGTCGCCTCGTGTCCTTGTGCGATGACAATTCACTACATTTATGGGAAATCAATGAATGTTCCATAGTAGAAACGAAATCATTGTCATTAGAGggtaaattgaagaaaatctccGCGATATGCCTCGAATCTAGTGGGAAACATCTGTTATTGGGAACAGAGGGTGGCAACATCTACTTGCTAAACTTTGAGACTTTCGTCATGCCCGACAATATTATCTATCAAGATGTTGTGATGCAAAA CGTTCCGGAAGACTATAAGAAAAACCCAGGCGCAGTTGAAGCCATAGCCGAGCAACCAGGACATCCGGACAATATCTTAATTGGTTACAATCGAGGTTTGATGGTGTTGTGGAACAAAGCTACTCCAGGAGCCCAACAG CTGATGGGTTTGTTTTCGCGTGCGCAGACATTCGTCTCCACGCAACAGTTGGAGTCGGTCCACTGGATCTCCGAGAATCGCTTTGTCTCGTCGCACAACGATGGTTCGTACGCGTTTTGGAGTCCGGGCAGTGACGCCGTACCAGAGCCCACTACACTTTACGGCCCGTTCCCGTGCAAGGCTATCACTAAGATCTTCGTATATCCTACTGCTGA ACACGGTGATCTCTTCCTATTTTCCGGTGGTATGCAACGTTCCAGTTACGGAGATCGACACACGATCACTGTCATGACAAAGGATAAACACTTAGTTTTCGATTTCACGTCTAAAATCATCGacttttttatcgtttttcccgaggaagaagaaaaaaatgaaaatcctGTTGATCCGGAAGCGCTCATAGTGTTAGCCGAAGAAGAAGTGGTAGCTATCGATTTGACCAATCCTGAATGGAAGATGATGTCTCTGCCTTATTTAGTATCTCTTCATGCGAGTGCG GTCACCTGTTCTCAACATGTACCCAATGTACCCGAGGAACTTTGGGAGGCAATCGTAGCTGCAGGTAAAGCTCAAACAGAGCATCTTTACTCAGACAAGACGTGGCCCATCAACGGCGGAAATTTCCTCTGTCCGGTAAATCTTAATAAGCCTAAAAGCAGAGAACTATTGCTTACCGGACACGAGGATGGCACTGTGAGATTTTGGAACGCGTCTGACGTTTCTCTAACACCACTGTACAAATACAACTCATCGATTCTATTCACCGGCGAGTACTTGGGCGTTCTCGAGCAGCCGCCGGAAGACGACGAAGACGATTGGCCACCGTTCAAGAAAGTAGGAATTTTCGATCCGTACTCTGACGATCCACGACTCGCCGTGAAAAAGGTTCTTCTTTGTCCATTATCTTCGACATTGGTGGTTGCTGGCACGGCTGGCTACGTTATTGTCGCTACCATCTTCTCGGAACCGGtcaacaaagaaataaaagggGTTACAATGAACATCGTCAACGATCGCGACGGATTTGTGTGGAAAGGTCACGATCAGCTGCCGCCGAAAACGGCGAGTATATCATTCGCGGTCGGATTTCAACCACAGAGTTTGGTCCAGTTGTATCCACCAGCTGCCGTCACAGCATTGGCGTTGCATAGCGAATGGGGTTTGCTTGCCGCTGGTACGGCGCACGGACTGGCAGTCTTCGATTATATTAGAATGAAAGCCGTTAGTGTCAAATGTACGCTTAATCCAAACg atcTCTCCGGTTCAGGTGACACTCCTATCTCTCGGcgaaaatcatttaaaaaatctcttaGGGAATCTTTCAGAAGATTGCGAAAAGGACGTTCGCAACGTCGGACGAACGCTAATAGTCCTACACGAAATATTGTatcggaaaagaaaaaagaaag tacCAGTGCTGCTTCTTCACCGAGCGGGGATTTATCACCGGCTGTAGAATTAAAACCAGTAGAGAGGCAAGTGGAAGCGAGACCTGTTGATGACGCTCAAGGCTCTATGGTTCGATGCCTGTATTTTGCCAGAAGTTATATTATTAGCT TACAAAATACAACACCTACACTTTGGGCGGGCACCAATAACGGCACAGTTTACGTCTTCACATTGGCTATACCAGCTGGTGCAAGAAGAACGGAAGAGGATGTCAACTGTACACTTGGTAAAGAGATACAATTAAAGCATCGTGCACCCGTAATTGCGATCACGATCCTTGACGGATCTAGCGTGCCATTACCAGAATCCTTCGAAACCGAGAAGAACATGGTGCCTGCACCCGATATGACTTCCCCACACAGAGTTGTAATTGCCAGCGAAGAACAATTCAAGATCTTCAATCTTCCGTCCTTGAAACCATATTGCAAATACAAGTTGACCGCTCACGAAGGATCTAGAGTGCGAAAAACAGGTTTCGCCAAGTTCTCGTGTCCTGTCGAGCCAGAAGGAATTCACGAAGAAACTTGCTTGCTCTGTTTGACGAATCTTGGCGATTGTCTGGTGCTGAGTATACCGGAACTGAAGAGACAATTAAACGCTGCTGCGATCAAGAGAGAGGATATTAA CGGTATTTCTTCCTTAATATTTACGAAAGCCGGAGAAGCGTTGTATCTTCACTCGAGTTCGGAGTTTCAACGAATTTCTCTATCAGCCGGGAAAGTAACGAAAGCGCATTGCGTTCTCAATTTACCACCGCGCGCTAGATCATTGACAGAAAAGACAGAAAACATTAACGAAGTCGCGCAGGAACAAGGTGTCGTCGAGGGCGCGCCTGAAACTGAAGGAGAAACGCAAGAGAGTCAACCACCAACGGTAGCGAATCGAGTTATTACGGAAAATGGCATAGTGGGTGCTA TGCCATTTAGTGTCGATGTGAACGCATGTCTTTTAGCTGAGGAAGAAGAATCTCCTAAGGAACCATCACTGCGACCGGCTACGAGTAGTATAGACGTAAATGGAGAAGACGATCGTCAGGATTTAAGTTCTATTGGAGACATTACTATCGACAGTGTTAAAGATCATTTACT TAACAGTTCACTTTTCAGAAACGCAACGTCTTCCGAAGAGCTCCACAATCGTTTGGCAGGGCTTAAGATGGAGGTCACTTCACGAACTTCTGAGGTATCTACGCAGAATCAATCATTAGTGGTGAAAACTACCACTGTCGTTACTCAAACTACAAATAGTACGACTGCTAATGGCGAAATTGAGACGAGTCAAGCCAATGAAACGCAACACGTTAACA aTTAG